Proteins encoded by one window of Microplitis mediator isolate UGA2020A chromosome 1, iyMicMedi2.1, whole genome shotgun sequence:
- the LOC130669541 gene encoding uncharacterized protein LOC130669541 produces MNILTMMISMRYIILSVWFASVSCYKFKNFNLPLEDTPITHTDMAQLFQFCYANKSNPIIITENLAKTLHRKLADSIKAPVIIINDEFISKDIQLYYPTYPMYILSMTTQMELDALLSKLMSSPFWSIQSAFFVIVESVKSCEKDSIGVLGLLWRYEMLSCVVVCSSTGTETTLYTYNPFTKRAPDPWIEIKKNWFDHHQRPVTFYKQIFTNDHNICANLTFDKTKVLDGYPAKIATTEAQLTQLTFFEVFTSLNMTPQMTDFGSDLLLLVLSILNNTQDTSTITFADYVTQFDDVLPVIFETSYVIVTQKRSFLPVFYEIESVFDINGAIGIIIILLLITVLIILHNGYQVRLAILDVLKLLMSMGIGTPLDRLAMKLTFFTAFLFVFIFGPALEGQIFASLTRPPSQNVESFKDLYDQKYHVYYIEALHNSILEEELWKTEEEMKYLHPRPLPFYPLECLELMMQYPDVACIFEESFMLYWSRKIHFHASKRFVFKKNNFYHYRLDWSLGKRFYQRLLKFEELGISKRDMLVDVPIASNKMKIAKRKEKMLDHHIIDAEDLTNLYIFMAFFQLLAVIIFGIEHIVAYYRRQRR; encoded by the exons ATGAATATACTCACGATGATGATATCAATGAGGTACATTATTTTAAGTGTATGGTTCGCAAGTGTTtcttgttataaatttaaaaacttcaaTTTACCATTAGAAGACACTCCAATTACACACACAGATATG GCtcaactttttcaattttgttatGCAAATAAATCAAATCCTATAATCATCACTGAAAACTTGGCAAAGACATTGCACAGAAAGTTAGCCGATTCAATAAAGGCACCTGTCATTATCATCAACGATGAATTCATATCAAAAGACATTCAACTGTACTATCCAACCTAtccaatgtatattttatcaatgacGACTCAAATGGAACTGGATGCTCTTTTGAGCAAGCTCATGAGTTCACCCTTCTGGAGTATTCAATCAGCGTTTTTCGTGATAGTCGAATCTGTAAAATCATGTGAAAAGGATTCTATTGGAGTTTTGGGACTACTATGGCGGTATGAAATGTTATCATGTGTCGTGGTGTGCTCTAGTACCGGCACTGAAACTACTCTCTATACTTACAATCCTTTCACGAAACGAGCTCCCGATCCTTGGAttgaaattaagaaaaattggTTTGACCACCATCAACGTCCAGTGACCTTCTACAAGCAAATTTTCACTAACG atcATAACATATGTGCGAATCTCACTTTTGATAAAACTAAGGTTCTTGATGGTTATCCTGCAAAAATAGCCACAACAGAAGCCCAATTGAcacaattaactttttttgaagtatTTACTTCTTTGAACATGACTCCGCAAATGACTGACTTCGGAAGTGATCTTTTATTACTCgttttatcaatattaaataatacacAAGACACTAGCACAATTACGTTTGCTGATTATGTAACTCAATTTGATGACGTGTTGCCCGTGATTTTCGAAACTTCTTATGTCATAGTAACACAAAAGCGAAGTTTTCTACcagttttttatgaaattgaaagTGTGTTCGATATTAATGGGGCTAtaggaataataattattcttctTCTAATTACCGTCCTGATTATATTGCACAATGGGTATCAAGTCAGATTGGCTATTCTGGATGTCTTGAAGCTGTTGATGAGTATGGGGATAGGTACACCTCTTGATCGACTCGCTATGAAATTAACCTTCTTCACTGCTTTTTTGTTCGTTTTTATATTTGGACCTGCGCTTGAGGGACAAATATTCGCCTCACTTACTCGCCCGCCATCTCAGAACGTGGAGTCCTTTAAGGACTTGTATGATCAAAAGTACCACGTATATTATATTGAAGCGCtccataatagtatattaGAAGAGGAATTATGGAAAACTGAAGaggaaatgaaatatttacatCCCCGTCCACTCCCTTTTTACCCATTAGAATGTTTGGAACTAATGATGCAATATCCTGACGTTGCGTGTATTTTTGAAGAGTCTTTCATGTTATATTGGAGTAggaaaattcattttcacgCGTCCAAAAGATTTGTgtttaaaaagaataatttctaTCATTATCGATTAGATTGGTCCCTGGGCAAACGATTTTATCAgagattattaaaatttgaagaattAGGTATCTCAAAACGTGACATGTTAGTGGACGTACCGATTGCAtcaaacaaaatgaaaattgcaaaaagaaaagaaaaaatgttaGATCATCACATAATTGACGCTGAAGATTTGAcaaacttatatatatttatggcaTTTTTTCAGCTTTTGGCAGTCATCATATTTGGTATTGAACATATTGTTGCATATTATCGCCGTCAAAGACGATAG